A genomic region of Micrococcales bacterium contains the following coding sequences:
- the amrB gene encoding AmmeMemoRadiSam system protein B, protein MSVRPAAVAGLFYPNSPMRLAEQVDTLLAHARDPGAAPKAMIVPHAGYQYSGAIAALGYACLFAAQPPIKQVVLLGPCHRVACPGLGLPGVDALATPLGDVEVWVEGVAAVTGLPLVETLPEVHAQEHSLEVHLPFIQRTLPDAKVLPLAVGSAGPEVVAAVLDEVWGGPETLVVVSSDLSHYHRYERAQRFDQMTIDRILRLDPTLPPELACGARPVNGLLLAAQRHDLQATLVGAANSGDTAGDKRQVVGYACVRFDPLNLELPDFDPLTAGVAHA, encoded by the coding sequence ATGTCGGTTCGTCCCGCCGCCGTGGCCGGTCTGTTCTATCCCAACTCACCGATGCGGTTGGCCGAGCAGGTTGACACGCTGTTGGCCCACGCTAGGGACCCTGGCGCGGCCCCAAAAGCGATGATTGTGCCGCACGCTGGTTATCAATACTCAGGTGCCATCGCTGCGCTTGGCTACGCCTGCCTTTTCGCCGCCCAGCCACCGATCAAACAGGTTGTGCTACTGGGCCCCTGCCACCGAGTCGCCTGCCCTGGGCTCGGGCTGCCAGGTGTAGACGCCCTGGCTACTCCGCTTGGCGATGTCGAGGTCTGGGTCGAAGGTGTGGCCGCGGTCACCGGGCTGCCGTTGGTAGAGACCCTGCCCGAGGTCCACGCCCAGGAGCACTCGCTTGAGGTACATCTACCCTTTATTCAGCGCACCTTGCCAGATGCCAAGGTTTTGCCCCTGGCTGTAGGCAGCGCCGGACCTGAAGTGGTGGCAGCCGTGCTGGACGAGGTCTGGGGTGGACCGGAAACTCTGGTCGTGGTCAGCTCGGACTTGTCGCATTATCACCGCTATGAGCGGGCTCAGCGTTTCGACCAGATGACTATTGACCGCATTCTTAGGCTTGACCCAACCCTGCCGCCGGAACTGGCCTGCGGCGCCCGTCCGGTCAACGGGCTACTGCTGGCGGCCCAGCGCCACGACCTCCAAGCCACCTTGGTGGGCGCGGCCAACTCCGGTGACACTGCCGGAGACAAACGCCAGGTTGTCGGTTACGCCTGCGTTCGCTTCGACCCGCTCAACCTCGAGTTGCCTGACTTCGACCCGCTGACGGCGGGGGTGGCCCATGCCTGA
- a CDS encoding alpha/beta hydrolase: MARICGEITGRYVYLTVQGVEYRVYFEEAGQGLPVLCFHTAGSDGRQWRHLLEDPALLDEFRFVAPDLPFHGKSLPPTSEAWWSRRYSLNEAFLLDFVKELAAALELDGGVYIGCSMGGHLAPDIALHLPGLFRAALAIQGGLATHDPEPFNKYLSHPRTSNESKAALMLGQTSPRSPEALRRETGWVYAQGGPQVFQGDLDYYLGEHDISQTAKDIDTTKTEVHVLAGVYDWSATPERARGLAEATPGATYTCMEGLGHFPMSESPDEFKRYVIPLLRRIAQDQGQ, encoded by the coding sequence ATGGCCCGCATTTGTGGCGAAATCACCGGCCGATATGTCTACTTGACAGTGCAAGGGGTCGAATACCGCGTCTACTTCGAGGAGGCAGGTCAAGGCCTGCCGGTCTTGTGCTTCCACACGGCAGGCTCGGACGGCCGCCAGTGGCGACACCTGCTGGAAGACCCCGCGTTGCTGGACGAATTCCGTTTCGTAGCGCCTGATCTGCCCTTCCACGGCAAATCGCTGCCGCCTACTTCCGAGGCCTGGTGGTCGCGACGCTATTCGCTGAACGAAGCTTTCCTACTGGATTTCGTCAAGGAGCTGGCCGCCGCGCTGGAGCTTGACGGTGGCGTCTACATAGGCTGCTCGATGGGCGGGCATCTGGCGCCGGATATCGCCTTGCACCTGCCGGGTTTGTTCCGGGCGGCGCTGGCCATTCAAGGCGGCCTGGCCACCCACGACCCAGAACCGTTCAACAAATACCTCTCGCACCCTCGCACTTCGAACGAATCCAAGGCCGCCTTGATGCTTGGTCAAACCTCACCGCGCAGCCCCGAGGCCCTGCGACGCGAGACCGGCTGGGTTTACGCCCAGGGCGGGCCTCAGGTTTTCCAAGGCGACCTCGACTACTACCTTGGCGAGCACGACATCAGCCAAACCGCCAAGGACATCGACACCACCAAGACTGAGGTCCACGTCTTAGCCGGTGTTTACGACTGGTCCGCCACGCCCGAGCGGGCCAGGGGCCTGGCTGAGGCGACACCTGGCGCCACCTACACCTGCATGGAAGGACTGGGCCATTTCCCAATGTCTGAGAGCCCGGATGAGTTCAAGCGGTACGTCATACCGCTTTTGCGGCGGATCGCCCAGGACCAAGGCCAATGA
- a CDS encoding sugar ABC transporter substrate-binding protein, translating into MSTFRFRRSGALAAFVAASCLVLVGCASDSKDSPATPADKTAEAAGDDMVTGPGGPIEGKTVYYVACSDQNQWCRAYNNLLVKGLEDKGVKVTYLQDPYDPVLQVQHLNQAISQQPDAIILLASDARAVIPGLAKAQQAGIPVVNVIGPTVPESDEYYAASIVVNHDELGANAATLMIQGLQEEGIESGNVIAITGASVQPEVAVRMDGFKRVLAEHPEYELVEEQDGAWDQVKTATIAQQLFAKYADKGGIVGAYGMADHQAAGIIQSAQQAGLKVGVAEGGLIVVGSNCFKVGIDNIEKGLAYGTSPQAAGAEAEFTLPLLEKFLSGEAIPRESLTTEPPITKDNVEEWKERCSVA; encoded by the coding sequence ATGAGTACATTCCGATTCCGGCGCAGCGGCGCGCTGGCAGCCTTTGTTGCAGCAAGCTGCCTGGTCTTGGTTGGTTGCGCCTCGGACTCTAAGGACAGCCCGGCGACGCCTGCCGACAAAACCGCAGAGGCGGCCGGCGACGATATGGTCACAGGTCCTGGTGGCCCAATAGAAGGCAAGACCGTCTACTACGTCGCCTGCAGCGACCAGAATCAATGGTGCCGCGCCTACAACAATCTGCTGGTCAAGGGCCTGGAGGATAAGGGCGTCAAGGTCACGTACCTGCAAGACCCCTACGACCCGGTTCTACAGGTCCAACACCTCAACCAGGCCATCTCACAACAGCCTGACGCAATCATTCTGCTGGCCAGCGACGCCCGCGCGGTTATCCCGGGTCTGGCCAAGGCCCAACAGGCCGGCATCCCGGTTGTCAACGTGATTGGCCCCACAGTGCCGGAATCTGATGAGTATTACGCGGCCTCGATTGTGGTCAACCACGACGAGCTTGGCGCCAACGCCGCCACCTTGATGATCCAAGGTCTCCAAGAAGAGGGCATTGAAAGCGGGAACGTCATCGCTATCACCGGCGCCTCAGTCCAACCCGAAGTCGCCGTGCGCATGGACGGCTTCAAGCGGGTTCTGGCCGAGCACCCGGAATATGAGCTAGTTGAAGAACAAGACGGCGCTTGGGATCAGGTCAAGACCGCCACCATCGCCCAGCAGCTTTTCGCCAAATACGCTGATAAGGGCGGGATTGTTGGAGCCTACGGTATGGCCGACCACCAGGCCGCCGGCATCATCCAGTCAGCCCAGCAGGCCGGTCTGAAGGTCGGCGTGGCCGAGGGCGGCCTGATCGTTGTTGGGTCCAACTGCTTCAAAGTTGGCATTGACAACATTGAGAAAGGTCTGGCCTACGGCACCTCGCCTCAGGCGGCCGGCGCGGAAGCTGAGTTCACTTTGCCACTGCTGGAGAAGTTCTTGTCCGG